From Oryza sativa Japonica Group chromosome 4, ASM3414082v1, one genomic window encodes:
- the LOC4335404 gene encoding uncharacterized protein isoform X2 → MEDTKSFWLKVGGKPCWFDCHRRFLPKGHPFRHAKDKFIQNKEEKDGPPIHRSSSEVYDCVKSLPQITFGTKAGNQEIEGFGKEHNWVKRSIFWELPYWRELLVRHNLDVMHIEKNVFDNIWNTLMDIPKKTKDNVKAQFDLANICNRKELHMQQKSIGRWVKPKACYSLDKAQKKLVLQWVKNLKFPDGYASNLAQGVDINRGKIIGMKSHDCHVFMERLLPVAFRDFLPKHIWKCLAELSYFFRQLCAKEVDIEQMKHLQKEVPVIVCKLEQIFPPGFFDCMEHLVVHLAYEALIGGPVAYRWMYVFERELHEARKKVRNKARVEGSIVEGYRVQEVSNFISMYFADHVRTKHTRVPRHDDGGFRAPTDWLSIFSIPYRTLGKSTSCNLSREEWQAARVYALLNCAEVDKYVLKFDRGMKQQNRNITTTQLQEMHEKDFPTWVRELAGKDETVEEQVRALSIGPRYMVKCYKGCDVQGFRFRTQPYEQKKSSRTMTNSGVCVSANWFDNQGPDYYGTIQEIIELEYVSDSDLKVALFKCVWFDPKKGVKYDKALGLVEVNHTSRLEQYEPFVLAYQVDQVYYTPYPSPPRERKDCF, encoded by the exons ATGGAAGACACAAAGTCATTTTGGCTAAAAGTTGGAGGCAAGCCATGTTGGTTTGATTGTCATAGGCGTTTCCTACCAAAGGGACACCCTTTTAGACATGCAAAAGACAAGTTCATCCAGAATAAGGAGGAGAAAGATGGCCCACCTATTCATCGATCATCTTCAGAAGTGTATGATTGTGTTAAATCTCTCCCTCAAATTACATTTGGTACCAAGGCAGGAAATCAAGAGATTGAGGGTTTTGGAAAGGAGCATAATTGGGTAAAAAGATCTATCTTTTGGGAGTTGCCTTACTGGCGTGAGTTGTTAGTACGGCACAACCTTGATGTGATGCACATTGAAAAGAATGTGTTTGACAATATATGGAATACTTTGATGGATATCCCAAAGAAGACTAAAGATAATGTCAAGGCTCAATTTGATTTAGCCAATATATGCAATCGCAAAGAACTTCATATGCAACAAAAATCTATAGGTCGATGGGTGAAACCAAAAGCTTGTTATAGTCTAGATAAGGCACAGAAGAAATTGGTACTGCAATGGGTTAAGAATCTTAAATTCCCTGATGGTTATGCATCAAATTTAGCACAGGGTGTTGATATTAATCGAGGCAAGATCATAGGAATGAAGAGTCATGATTGCCATGTCTTCATGGAAAGGTTGCTACCTGTGGCATTTCGTGATTTCCTCCCCAAGCACATCTGGAAGTGTTTAGCAGAACTGAGCTACTTCTTTAGGCAACTATGTGCAAAAGAGGTGGATATAGAACAAATGAAGCACCTACAAAAGGAAGTGCCAGTCATTGTGTGTAAACTTGAACAGATTTTTCCTCCTGGATTTTTTGATTGTATGGAACACTTGGTGGTGCATCTAGCTTATGAAGCTTTAATTGGAGGGCCTGTAGCTTACCGCTGGATGTATGTATTTGAAAG GGAGTTACATGAGGCTCGCAAGAAGGTTCGAAACAAAGCACGTGTCGAAGGTTCAATTGTAGAGGGGTATAGAGTACAGGAGGtctctaattttatttctatgtaCTTTGCTGATCATGTGCGAACAAAGCACACTCGCGTCCCTAGACATGATGATGGTGGTTTCAGAGCACCTACTGACTGGCTGTCTATATTCTCTATCCCATATCGCACTCTTGGAAAGAGCACATCATGTAACTTATCAAGAGAAGAATGGCAGGCTGCTAGGGTATATGCATTACTCAATTGTGCAGAAGTTGACAAATATGTCTT GAAATTTGATAGGGGGATGAAACAACAAAACAGGAACATCACTACAACTCAATTACAAGAGATGCATGAGAAAGATTTTCCAACCTGGGTTCGTGAGTTG GCTGGAAAAGATGAAACAGTTGAAGAACAAGTAAGGGCTCTTTCCATTGGGCCCCGATACATGGTTAAGTGTTATAAGGGATGTGATGTTCAGGGGTTTCGTTTTCGTACACAACCATATGAACAAAAGAAATCATCGAGGACAATGACAAATAGTGGAGTTTGTGTGTCAGCAAATTGGTTTGATAACCAAGGGCCTGACTACTATGGCACTATTCAGGAGATAATAGAGTTGGAATATGTCAGTGATAGTGATCTAAAGGTGGCTCTATTTAAGTGTGTCTGGTTTGATCCTAAGAAAGGAGTGAAGTATGACAAAGCACTAGGCCTAGTTGAAGTTAACCATACATCAAGATTGGAACAATATGAGCCTTTTGTGCTTGCATACCAAGTGGACCAAGTATATTATACACCATATCCATCGCCACCACGTGAAAGAAAAGATTG TTTCTGA
- the LOC4335404 gene encoding uncharacterized protein isoform X1 yields the protein MEDTKSFWLKVGGKPCWFDCHRRFLPKGHPFRHAKDKFIQNKEEKDGPPIHRSSSEVYDCVKSLPQITFGTKAGNQEIEGFGKEHNWVKRSIFWELPYWRELLVRHNLDVMHIEKNVFDNIWNTLMDIPKKTKDNVKAQFDLANICNRKELHMQQKSIGRWVKPKACYSLDKAQKKLVLQWVKNLKFPDGYASNLAQGVDINRGKIIGMKSHDCHVFMERLLPVAFRDFLPKHIWKCLAELSYFFRQLCAKEVDIEQMKHLQKEVPVIVCKLEQIFPPGFFDCMEHLVVHLAYEALIGGPVAYRWMYVFERELHEARKKVRNKARVEGSIVEGYRVQEVSNFISMYFADHVRTKHTRVPRHDDGGFRAPTDWLSIFSIPYRTLGKSTSCNLSREEWQAARVYALLNCAEVDKYVLKFDRGMKQQNRNITTTQLQEMHEKDFPTWVRELAGKDETVEEQVRALSIGPRYMVKCYKGCDVQGFRFRTQPYEQKKSSRTMTNSGVCVSANWFDNQGPDYYGTIQEIIELEYVSDSDLKVALFKCVWFDPKKGVKYDKALGLVEVNHTSRLEQYEPFVLAYQVDQVYYTPYPSPPRERKDWWVAFKTNPIGTLPVPAVDDEVDDSLPPVVSEYYQEGEQLGADISQELGDESLLHESNIVEQVDPEDMDFLNRPNSHENIESYVAMDSDCSSEDEGPIESDNDSDNDSDSSD from the exons ATGGAAGACACAAAGTCATTTTGGCTAAAAGTTGGAGGCAAGCCATGTTGGTTTGATTGTCATAGGCGTTTCCTACCAAAGGGACACCCTTTTAGACATGCAAAAGACAAGTTCATCCAGAATAAGGAGGAGAAAGATGGCCCACCTATTCATCGATCATCTTCAGAAGTGTATGATTGTGTTAAATCTCTCCCTCAAATTACATTTGGTACCAAGGCAGGAAATCAAGAGATTGAGGGTTTTGGAAAGGAGCATAATTGGGTAAAAAGATCTATCTTTTGGGAGTTGCCTTACTGGCGTGAGTTGTTAGTACGGCACAACCTTGATGTGATGCACATTGAAAAGAATGTGTTTGACAATATATGGAATACTTTGATGGATATCCCAAAGAAGACTAAAGATAATGTCAAGGCTCAATTTGATTTAGCCAATATATGCAATCGCAAAGAACTTCATATGCAACAAAAATCTATAGGTCGATGGGTGAAACCAAAAGCTTGTTATAGTCTAGATAAGGCACAGAAGAAATTGGTACTGCAATGGGTTAAGAATCTTAAATTCCCTGATGGTTATGCATCAAATTTAGCACAGGGTGTTGATATTAATCGAGGCAAGATCATAGGAATGAAGAGTCATGATTGCCATGTCTTCATGGAAAGGTTGCTACCTGTGGCATTTCGTGATTTCCTCCCCAAGCACATCTGGAAGTGTTTAGCAGAACTGAGCTACTTCTTTAGGCAACTATGTGCAAAAGAGGTGGATATAGAACAAATGAAGCACCTACAAAAGGAAGTGCCAGTCATTGTGTGTAAACTTGAACAGATTTTTCCTCCTGGATTTTTTGATTGTATGGAACACTTGGTGGTGCATCTAGCTTATGAAGCTTTAATTGGAGGGCCTGTAGCTTACCGCTGGATGTATGTATTTGAAAG GGAGTTACATGAGGCTCGCAAGAAGGTTCGAAACAAAGCACGTGTCGAAGGTTCAATTGTAGAGGGGTATAGAGTACAGGAGGtctctaattttatttctatgtaCTTTGCTGATCATGTGCGAACAAAGCACACTCGCGTCCCTAGACATGATGATGGTGGTTTCAGAGCACCTACTGACTGGCTGTCTATATTCTCTATCCCATATCGCACTCTTGGAAAGAGCACATCATGTAACTTATCAAGAGAAGAATGGCAGGCTGCTAGGGTATATGCATTACTCAATTGTGCAGAAGTTGACAAATATGTCTT GAAATTTGATAGGGGGATGAAACAACAAAACAGGAACATCACTACAACTCAATTACAAGAGATGCATGAGAAAGATTTTCCAACCTGGGTTCGTGAGTTG GCTGGAAAAGATGAAACAGTTGAAGAACAAGTAAGGGCTCTTTCCATTGGGCCCCGATACATGGTTAAGTGTTATAAGGGATGTGATGTTCAGGGGTTTCGTTTTCGTACACAACCATATGAACAAAAGAAATCATCGAGGACAATGACAAATAGTGGAGTTTGTGTGTCAGCAAATTGGTTTGATAACCAAGGGCCTGACTACTATGGCACTATTCAGGAGATAATAGAGTTGGAATATGTCAGTGATAGTGATCTAAAGGTGGCTCTATTTAAGTGTGTCTGGTTTGATCCTAAGAAAGGAGTGAAGTATGACAAAGCACTAGGCCTAGTTGAAGTTAACCATACATCAAGATTGGAACAATATGAGCCTTTTGTGCTTGCATACCAAGTGGACCAAGTATATTATACACCATATCCATCGCCACCACGTGAAAGAAAAGATTGGTGGGTTGCATTCAAGACAAATCCAATTGGTACTTTACCCGTTCCTGCAGTGGACGATGAAGTTGATGATTCGCTTCCTCCTGTAGTTTCTGAATATTATCAAGAGGGAGAGCAGCTTGGAGCTGACATTTCACAGGAGCTTGGTGATGAAAGCTTGCTTCATGAATCAAATATTGTTGAGCAAGTTGATCCAGAAGATATGGATTTTTTAAATAGACCAAATAGCCATGAGAACATAGAGAGTTATGTTGCCATGGACAGTGATTGCAGCAGTGAAGATGAAGGGCCAATAGAATCAGATAATGACTCAGACAATGATAGTGATTCTAGTGACTAA